GAAAACATTGATAATATACCTTTATCCAGCCACGGTTCATGGCCTTATAGAAATTCTCAATTATATAGCGCTGGTAGTTATATAGTCTGTCATCCTCTGATGTATAAAACCTGTAGCTAATGTTTAGATCAGCCCCAAGAAGCTTGTTGGCTCTTTTGGCATGATCAAGTGCTGTTGCTGTATTAATATCCCTCTTGCATACATAAATGCCAGCATGAATACCTGTGGTTGTACCATAAGCTTCCATCTTAATTCTAGCATTTATCTTTGCTATTTTGTTAATTATATCTTTTTTACCCGTATATTTACATAGAACTATGAAATGATCATCGGCTCCTCTGACAACAAGTCCATGCTCAAACTCATTAGAAATAACATTGGCCACAAGCTTAAGCAAGTCATCTCCTCTGTCAAAGCCATACCTGTTGTTATATGACTGCATCGAATCCACGTCAAAATAGATAACTGCTGGGACGCTTTTATTTGTAAAATACTCCTTGGCCCTATCTCTACCATATTTATTCAGATAATTGATATTTGGAAGACTGGTAAGAGCATCAGTATAGAAATCATCCTTCTGGTACAGCTGATAGTCACGCGCTATTTTTCCTACAACGTCTTCATAATGTTGCATATCGGAATAGGCAATAACAGCCATTTCACTGCCATCCGGCATAGTCTGCCAGTAGCCCACGGCATGAAGCATATGATATCCATCATCACGCCTTGCCCTGAAGGTAATATCATAGTCCAGATGCTTGGTAACAAAATCATCACTTATCGCTTTAAGCTTGGAAGCTTCATCGGGATGAACCTTTTCAAAAAGACTTCCATTAATATTGCCCTCAAATTCCGAACCTAACATCTCGCGGGTAATACAATGAAATTTTAGAAATCCATCAGAAACCAAAATGGGCACAATTTCCCCATCCTTTATTCCCATGAATATAATAGGAATAGCCAAAGCTTCATATGCTTTTCTCAGATCATCCGAAAATACATACATTTCATCGCTCCTAAGTAACGGTATTCCATCACTATTATATATTATATACCATTTATCGCGATGACAGCTTTGGCTATTTTATTATATTTATATTAAATTATTCTTATACATCGGCATAAGTCTGAGCTTATGAAGATTTATAGCATGAAGATGGTCTATTTTCTTTTTCTTATCCTCATCCTCAAGTACGCCTGTAAATATGTACCTATCCAGCTCATCGTAGGTAAATCCAAGCTTGTCTTCATCCGACATGCCTGAAAGTCCATCCGATGGTGTCTTGTGGATAAGTTCTGCAGGAAGTCCAAGCGCATCTCCAATCAGCCTCATCTCTGTTACTGTAAAATCGGAACATGGACTGAAATCGCCCGCAGCGTCTCCGTATTTGGTTGAATATCCAACATAATCCTCAGATCTGTTGCAGGTATTTGCAACTCTTCCTCCGTTTGGAAGGGACTGAGCTATTGCATATAGAGTTGCCATGCGGATCCTGGGCGGGGTGTTGATCAT
The sequence above is a segment of the Butyrivibrio proteoclasticus B316 genome. Coding sequences within it:
- a CDS encoding bifunctional diguanylate cyclase/phosphodiesterase yields the protein MYVFSDDLRKAYEALAIPIIFMGIKDGEIVPILVSDGFLKFHCITREMLGSEFEGNINGSLFEKVHPDEASKLKAISDDFVTKHLDYDITFRARRDDGYHMLHAVGYWQTMPDGSEMAVIAYSDMQHYEDVVGKIARDYQLYQKDDFYTDALTSLPNINYLNKYGRDRAKEYFTNKSVPAVIYFDVDSMQSYNNRYGFDRGDDLLKLVANVISNEFEHGLVVRGADDHFIVLCKYTGKKDIINKIAKINARIKMEAYGTTTGIHAGIYVCKRDINTATALDHAKRANKLLGADLNISYRFYTSEDDRLYNYQRYIIENFYKAMNRGWIKVYYQCFLRLENDSGAGFEALARWDDPQDGIIDPADFLPALEKYHLMHELDLYMFERVCSEVKPRFEAGLPLLPVSINFSRQDFDYVDVVSEINRLFDKYQLEQYGIDRSYFIIEITEQDMATATEEFHHQLQRIRESGYKLWVDDFGSGYSSLNVFSSFDIDLIKFDMDLLMNLDRHDGANRVVLKAMVNVAHKLGIHTLCEGMETEEQKEFLKDIGCELAQGFLYHRPEGLDTIFDRLNIGIPIPKWESSEERIALEKKWAYTDIEEL
- the nadE gene encoding NAD(+) synthase, yielding MDYLQNFDAARKIEEITAWIREWFDENGPKASAVVGISGGKDSTIVAALLTRALGKERVVGVLMPDGEQKDIDDSKKVVELLGIKNYVVNIHPAVAGLYEAIGNAKVTDPFSSEDEKTGEDSKNALSKDSMINTPPRIRMATLYAIAQSLPNGGRVANTCNRSEDYVGYSTKYGDAAGDFSPCSDFTVTEMRLIGDALGLPAELIHKTPSDGLSGMSDEDKLGFTYDELDRYIFTGVLEDEDKKKKIDHLHAINLHKLRLMPMYKNNLI